A stretch of the Geovibrio thiophilus genome encodes the following:
- a CDS encoding FAD-dependent oxidoreductase has product MDEKTKLSRRSFLKTGLTGAAVAATAVSFPAAAAAADAPAGHPLPNECTQWSWEKPVKPIPDKQISNTVTSDVVVIGAGLSGIAAALSAAEFGAKVQLVEKNSTWAARGGHITAFDSKVQKRMGIKNDYRQIIRDWIAWAQGRVDERLLWNFAEKSGACMDWAVAIGEKHGLKVTMWEGYYKGPDYTEYPVTHFFHEENADLSYVYGNSTGIGNVTLVPALEKEAKSKGVVFNYGTPAVQILKDAKGKVTGLIAGKPGKYTKFLTSNVIIATGDYASNNEMKKCFSPFSLKADAQIYFPNKCNTGDGLIMAMQAGGSMQRHEPHAAVIHLEAGAASYGFLHVNAEGKRFKNEDVNTQSKSCTKELEPEGIAWTIYDRDGLNQVKKQVDANLGGGLFYGQMWQPWGKGFNLEVEKMTQEAHIKDGKVLVANTIEELARKMNVPVDSFVQTVKRYNELYAMQDDPDYGKRKELLTPIANAPFYAGKLASTLLTMCGGLRTDSRLFVLDAKGEPIQGLYVVGAAQGEFFANDYPTICPGIGHGRCLTFGRMAGIKAAGKDPYKVIPSIKI; this is encoded by the coding sequence ATGGACGAAAAAACAAAATTATCCAGACGTAGTTTCCTCAAAACAGGTCTCACCGGAGCGGCAGTGGCGGCAACCGCCGTCAGCTTCCCCGCTGCGGCTGCGGCAGCGGACGCACCTGCGGGGCATCCTCTTCCCAATGAATGCACGCAGTGGAGCTGGGAAAAACCGGTAAAACCCATTCCTGACAAACAGATCAGCAATACTGTCACCTCTGATGTCGTAGTAATAGGCGCAGGACTTTCAGGCATAGCCGCGGCACTTTCCGCTGCCGAATTCGGCGCAAAGGTTCAGCTTGTGGAAAAAAACAGCACATGGGCAGCCAGAGGCGGACACATAACCGCATTTGACAGCAAGGTTCAGAAGCGCATGGGCATAAAAAACGACTACAGACAGATAATACGTGACTGGATCGCATGGGCTCAGGGACGTGTGGATGAAAGGCTCCTCTGGAACTTCGCCGAAAAAAGCGGAGCGTGCATGGACTGGGCTGTCGCAATAGGCGAAAAACACGGACTGAAAGTCACCATGTGGGAGGGCTACTACAAGGGACCGGACTATACAGAATATCCGGTGACCCACTTCTTTCATGAAGAAAATGCTGATCTTTCATATGTTTACGGCAACTCAACAGGTATAGGGAATGTCACTCTCGTACCCGCTCTTGAAAAAGAAGCAAAATCAAAAGGAGTTGTCTTCAACTACGGTACACCCGCAGTACAGATACTTAAAGACGCAAAAGGAAAGGTTACCGGACTCATAGCAGGCAAACCGGGCAAATACACCAAGTTCCTCACATCCAACGTTATCATCGCCACAGGAGATTACGCCTCGAACAATGAGATGAAAAAATGCTTCTCTCCTTTCTCCCTTAAAGCCGACGCACAGATATATTTCCCAAATAAATGCAACACGGGCGACGGTCTGATAATGGCTATGCAGGCGGGCGGCTCAATGCAGAGACATGAACCCCACGCGGCGGTCATTCACCTTGAAGCGGGCGCTGCCAGCTACGGTTTTCTTCATGTAAACGCTGAAGGGAAACGCTTCAAAAACGAGGATGTCAACACCCAATCCAAAAGCTGCACCAAAGAGCTTGAGCCCGAAGGAATAGCGTGGACAATCTACGACAGAGACGGTCTCAATCAGGTTAAAAAACAGGTTGACGCAAATCTCGGCGGCGGTCTTTTCTACGGTCAGATGTGGCAGCCGTGGGGTAAGGGCTTCAACCTTGAAGTTGAAAAAATGACGCAGGAAGCGCACATCAAGGACGGAAAAGTTCTTGTGGCAAACACCATTGAAGAACTGGCGCGCAAAATGAACGTGCCCGTTGACAGCTTTGTTCAGACAGTAAAACGCTACAACGAGCTTTACGCAATGCAGGACGACCCCGATTACGGCAAAAGAAAAGAGCTGCTCACACCCATCGCCAACGCACCTTTTTACGCAGGCAAACTTGCCAGTACGCTTCTTACCATGTGCGGCGGTCTCAGAACGGACAGCAGACTCTTCGTGCTTGACGCCAAAGGCGAACCCATTCAGGGGCTTTATGTTGTCGGGGCTGCTCAGGGCGAGTTCTTCGCAAACGACTACCCCACAATCTGCCCGGGTATAGGTCACGGAAGATGCCTCACCTTCGGCAGAATGGCAGGGATAAAAGCCGCCGGAAAAGACCCGTACAAAGTTATACCCTCAATAAAAATCTGA
- a CDS encoding SphA family protein encodes MLKKLTFIVLLLTFTGLSHAQDYSLGSEGIKAGTAPGPGFYYLMYNNYYTSDKSMDKDGDENDIGFDLSTFANVHRFVYVTDKKILGAYYGMNIIIPLVYADLSIDAAGVDKDDTAVGDIVVEPMFLSWRKERYEAVLGTALIVPTGSYDKDHALNIGKDHYTFMLTLGGTYYPEPDREWSLSVLTRYEKHFENQDTDVTYGDDIDFEWGVAKAVTKKIEVGLVGYAHWQITDDKGSDVTWERSTHDRVYGIGPEVDIFSETLGAVFKCKLYKEFEARDTNEGTSAWLTIVKPL; translated from the coding sequence ATGCTGAAAAAGCTGACTTTTATTGTATTACTGCTCACATTTACAGGACTCTCCCACGCTCAGGACTATTCCCTCGGCTCCGAAGGGATAAAAGCGGGAACCGCTCCCGGACCGGGATTTTATTATCTGATGTACAACAACTACTATACATCCGATAAATCAATGGATAAAGACGGCGACGAAAATGACATAGGCTTCGATCTTTCAACCTTCGCCAACGTCCACAGGTTTGTTTACGTAACCGATAAGAAAATTCTCGGCGCCTACTACGGCATGAACATCATCATTCCGCTGGTTTATGCTGATCTCAGTATTGACGCGGCAGGAGTGGATAAAGACGATACGGCAGTCGGCGACATTGTCGTGGAACCAATGTTTTTATCATGGCGCAAGGAACGTTATGAAGCGGTACTGGGAACAGCGCTGATTGTTCCCACGGGAAGCTATGATAAGGATCACGCCCTGAACATAGGCAAGGATCACTACACTTTCATGCTTACGCTGGGCGGAACATACTATCCCGAACCGGACAGAGAATGGTCACTGTCGGTACTGACCCGTTACGAGAAGCACTTTGAGAACCAAGACACGGACGTAACCTACGGTGACGACATAGACTTTGAATGGGGAGTAGCGAAGGCTGTTACCAAGAAAATAGAAGTCGGACTCGTCGGTTATGCACACTGGCAGATAACCGATGACAAGGGAAGCGACGTGACATGGGAGAGAAGCACCCATGACAGAGTTTACGGAATAGGACCCGAGGTGGATATATTCTCCGAAACACTCGGAGCAGTCTTCAAATGCAAACTCTACAAGGAGTTTGAGGCAAGAGACACAAACGAGGGAACATCCGCGTGGCTCACAATCGTTAAACCGTTATAA
- a CDS encoding THUMP domain-containing class I SAM-dependent RNA methyltransferase, giving the protein MYAFRSRSRIVVTCAKGINPFLQEELEALGYGIINEFTAGLEIEGSMKDAMRLNLMLRTGSRVLFQLARFRAAGPDELYKEVKKLPWEDMLDVEGYFSITSSVLNENIKDTRFANLRCKDAIADRMTAKLGKRPNTGPELNAAVLFLHWREDECALYIDTSGEALSKRGYRYNPMMAPMTETLAAAVIMKTAWKGTDSFINPMCGSGTLAVEALMSALNMAGGIIRRNFGFMHITGFSKKDWSDMRNDALRVVKKEIKGRVIVSDHDERCLKAVEENAGYAGVEEYLDYQLCDFRDCAVPEGGGVVILNPEYGRRLGDENQLESVYGGIGDFFKAKCQGYRGYIFTGNMNLAKHVGLRTSSKTLFFNSKIECRLLEYELYKGTKKYQDKDEA; this is encoded by the coding sequence ATGTACGCATTCCGCAGCAGAAGCAGAATAGTAGTAACCTGCGCAAAGGGAATAAACCCCTTTTTGCAGGAAGAGCTTGAGGCTCTGGGCTACGGCATAATAAACGAATTTACCGCAGGGCTTGAAATCGAAGGCTCCATGAAGGACGCAATGCGCCTTAACCTCATGCTGAGGACAGGCAGCCGTGTTCTTTTCCAGCTTGCCCGCTTCCGCGCGGCAGGACCGGACGAACTCTACAAAGAGGTTAAGAAGCTCCCGTGGGAGGACATGCTGGATGTTGAAGGCTATTTCAGCATAACCTCCTCGGTTCTGAATGAAAACATTAAGGATACGAGATTCGCCAATCTCCGCTGTAAGGACGCAATCGCCGACAGAATGACGGCAAAACTCGGCAAAAGACCGAACACTGGTCCTGAACTTAACGCCGCCGTTCTCTTTCTTCACTGGAGAGAGGATGAATGCGCGCTGTACATAGACACATCCGGCGAGGCTCTCTCAAAGAGAGGCTACAGGTACAACCCGATGATGGCGCCCATGACGGAGACTCTGGCTGCGGCGGTCATCATGAAAACCGCATGGAAAGGGACAGACAGCTTCATCAACCCTATGTGCGGCAGCGGAACTTTGGCTGTTGAAGCGCTTATGAGCGCACTGAATATGGCGGGCGGAATAATAAGACGCAATTTCGGCTTCATGCACATAACAGGCTTCAGTAAAAAAGACTGGAGCGACATGCGCAATGATGCCCTCCGTGTGGTCAAAAAGGAGATCAAGGGAAGAGTTATCGTCTCCGACCATGATGAAAGATGCCTGAAAGCAGTGGAAGAGAACGCCGGATACGCCGGAGTGGAGGAGTATCTGGACTATCAGCTCTGCGATTTCCGTGACTGCGCAGTGCCCGAAGGGGGCGGAGTGGTGATTCTCAACCCCGAATACGGCAGAAGACTTGGGGACGAAAATCAGCTTGAGTCAGTTTACGGCGGTATAGGAGACTTTTTTAAAGCTAAGTGTCAGGGCTATAGGGGCTACATATTCACAGGGAATATGAATCTGGCGAAGCATGTGGGTCTTCGTACATCTTCAAAGACTTTGTTTTTCAACTCTAAAATTGAGTGCCGCCTGCTTGAATATGAACTTTACAAAGGAACCAAGAAATATCAGGATAAAGACGAAGCATAG
- a CDS encoding cytochrome c3 family protein codes for MLKRKLFFPPLMLLPLLFAAGLASAEAGSACGDKCHIIKPYAEGAKDEKLLVSRHFQAGIGCTECHEYTDEIRRNEEDMYAKGEYEEPMYTREYEPEFCFRCHESYDALRKLTEGLKEQWGRNPHESHMGEIGCYECHKVHQPSKFVCAECHHANWSERLPKGWKTE; via the coding sequence ATGCTGAAACGGAAGCTGTTTTTTCCTCCATTAATGCTGCTCCCGCTTCTTTTCGCAGCGGGGCTTGCCTCCGCGGAGGCAGGCTCCGCATGCGGGGATAAATGTCACATCATAAAACCCTACGCGGAAGGGGCGAAGGATGAGAAGCTCCTTGTGAGCAGACATTTTCAGGCAGGGATAGGATGTACGGAATGCCACGAATACACTGATGAAATCCGCAGAAACGAAGAGGATATGTACGCCAAGGGCGAATACGAAGAACCCATGTACACCCGTGAATATGAACCGGAATTCTGCTTCAGGTGCCACGAAAGCTATGATGCCCTGCGAAAGCTCACAGAAGGGCTGAAAGAGCAGTGGGGGCGCAATCCTCATGAATCCCACATGGGTGAGATAGGATGTTATGAGTGCCACAAGGTGCATCAGCCGTCAAAGTTCGTATGCGCCGAATGCCACCATGCAAACTGGAGTGAAAGACTTCCCAAAGGCTGGAAAACCGAATAA